One genomic region from Argentina anserina chromosome 2, drPotAnse1.1, whole genome shotgun sequence encodes:
- the LOC126785021 gene encoding uncharacterized protein LOC126785021 isoform X3, which yields MASSASLSMPSSLSLQPPRCSSHRHQVGISFSLLKNSEDVVVSGMWRPRLLRSAYLIDCKKSRRTLICAVNQDAEEAFKKTVEVDRLIDKLRDANPIELQKLVVENVLAFNEGFWIRLAARTDTCKSEDDKKDYEELAISVMSIVDRLVHKTNEKINSATDVLKGILKPVVDDVVEIQWPPRDPESLKLMEKAKEDGDKPGLEAMLQKVLQLYASKVLSKRSYAKKGDEILKAEEFLETIIKAPEEEWNKLLLNGLSIGKGDIPPPDLYAVIKKRIERTLIRTEGGSYQQRVLSEYLNGIQSRAEQVVQVLEGKPQ from the exons ATGGCTTCCTCCGCATCACTATCCATGccctcctctctctccctgCAACCTCCCCGATGCTCTTCTCACCGTCACCAG GTTGGTATAAGCTTTTCGTTGCTAAAGAACTCGGAAGATGTTGTGGTTTCGGGGATGTGGAGGCCGAGGCTGTTGCGTTCGGCTTATTTGATAGATTGTAAGAAGAG CAGGAGAACTTTGATCTGTGCAGTCAATCAAGATGCTGAGGAAGCATTTAAAAAGACTGTAGAAGTTGATAGGTTGATTGACAAATTGAGGGATGCAAATCCAATTGAA CTTCAGAAGCTTGTTGTAGAAAATGTGTTGGCATTTAACGAGGGCTTTTGGATACGGCTTGCAGCAAGAACTGATACCTGCAAATCAGAAGATGATAAA AAAGATTATGAGGAATTGGCTATATCTGTAATGAGCATAGTGGACCGCCTTGTTCACAAGACCAAT GAAAAGATAAATTCAGCTACTGATGTCCTCAAGGGGATTCTGAAACCTGTAGTTGATGATGTTGTAGAGATTCAGTGGCCTCCTAGAGATCCTGAGTCTCTAAAATTAATGGAGAAA gcAAAAGAAGATGGTGATAAGCCAGGGCTTGAGGCTATGTTACAAAAGGTTTTGCAACTCTACGCTTCTAAAGTTCTATCCAAACGTAGTTACGCAAAGAAAG GGGATGAAATTCTGAAGGCTGAGGAGTTTCTTGAAACCATAATTAAAG CACCTGAGGAAGAATGGAACAAGCTGTTACTCAATGGATTGTCAATTGGCAAAGGTGATATTCCACCACCAGACCTCTATGCTGTCATCAAGAAAAGGATTGAACGGACTCTGATCCGAACG GAGGGTGGTTCATACCAGCAACGTGTTCTTTCTGAGTACCTGAACGGCATTCAATCGAGAGCAGAGCAAGTTGTTCAAGTACTAGAGGGCAAGCCGCAATAG
- the LOC126785021 gene encoding uncharacterized protein LOC126785021 isoform X2 has translation MASSASLSMPSSLSLQPPRCSSHRHQVGISFSLLKNSEDVVVSGMWRPRLLRSAYLIDCKKRRTLICAVNQDAEEAFKKTVEVDRLIDKLRDANPIELQKLVVENVLAFNEGFWIRLAARTDTCKSEDDKKDYEELAISVMSIVDRLVHKTNEKINSATDVLKGILKPVVDDVVEIQWPPRDPESLKLMEKEITEKEKEGLLDEGFLSEVNAQLRQAKEDGDKPGLEAMLQKVLQLYASKVLSKRSYAKKGDEILKAEEFLETIIKAPEEEWNKLLLNGLSIGKGDIPPPDLYAVIKKRIERTLIRTEGGSYQQRVLSEYLNGIQSRAEQVVQVLEGKPQ, from the exons ATGGCTTCCTCCGCATCACTATCCATGccctcctctctctccctgCAACCTCCCCGATGCTCTTCTCACCGTCACCAG GTTGGTATAAGCTTTTCGTTGCTAAAGAACTCGGAAGATGTTGTGGTTTCGGGGATGTGGAGGCCGAGGCTGTTGCGTTCGGCTTATTTGATAGATTGTAAGAAGAG GAGAACTTTGATCTGTGCAGTCAATCAAGATGCTGAGGAAGCATTTAAAAAGACTGTAGAAGTTGATAGGTTGATTGACAAATTGAGGGATGCAAATCCAATTGAA CTTCAGAAGCTTGTTGTAGAAAATGTGTTGGCATTTAACGAGGGCTTTTGGATACGGCTTGCAGCAAGAACTGATACCTGCAAATCAGAAGATGATAAA AAAGATTATGAGGAATTGGCTATATCTGTAATGAGCATAGTGGACCGCCTTGTTCACAAGACCAAT GAAAAGATAAATTCAGCTACTGATGTCCTCAAGGGGATTCTGAAACCTGTAGTTGATGATGTTGTAGAGATTCAGTGGCCTCCTAGAGATCCTGAGTCTCTAAAATTAATGGAGAAA GAAATCactgaaaaggaaaaagaagggCTACTGGATGAAGGCTTCCTTTCAGAAGTCAATGCTCAGCTTAGACAA gcAAAAGAAGATGGTGATAAGCCAGGGCTTGAGGCTATGTTACAAAAGGTTTTGCAACTCTACGCTTCTAAAGTTCTATCCAAACGTAGTTACGCAAAGAAAG GGGATGAAATTCTGAAGGCTGAGGAGTTTCTTGAAACCATAATTAAAG CACCTGAGGAAGAATGGAACAAGCTGTTACTCAATGGATTGTCAATTGGCAAAGGTGATATTCCACCACCAGACCTCTATGCTGTCATCAAGAAAAGGATTGAACGGACTCTGATCCGAACG GAGGGTGGTTCATACCAGCAACGTGTTCTTTCTGAGTACCTGAACGGCATTCAATCGAGAGCAGAGCAAGTTGTTCAAGTACTAGAGGGCAAGCCGCAATAG
- the LOC126785021 gene encoding uncharacterized protein LOC126785021 isoform X1, translated as MASSASLSMPSSLSLQPPRCSSHRHQVGISFSLLKNSEDVVVSGMWRPRLLRSAYLIDCKKSRRTLICAVNQDAEEAFKKTVEVDRLIDKLRDANPIELQKLVVENVLAFNEGFWIRLAARTDTCKSEDDKKDYEELAISVMSIVDRLVHKTNEKINSATDVLKGILKPVVDDVVEIQWPPRDPESLKLMEKEITEKEKEGLLDEGFLSEVNAQLRQAKEDGDKPGLEAMLQKVLQLYASKVLSKRSYAKKGDEILKAEEFLETIIKAPEEEWNKLLLNGLSIGKGDIPPPDLYAVIKKRIERTLIRTEGGSYQQRVLSEYLNGIQSRAEQVVQVLEGKPQ; from the exons ATGGCTTCCTCCGCATCACTATCCATGccctcctctctctccctgCAACCTCCCCGATGCTCTTCTCACCGTCACCAG GTTGGTATAAGCTTTTCGTTGCTAAAGAACTCGGAAGATGTTGTGGTTTCGGGGATGTGGAGGCCGAGGCTGTTGCGTTCGGCTTATTTGATAGATTGTAAGAAGAG CAGGAGAACTTTGATCTGTGCAGTCAATCAAGATGCTGAGGAAGCATTTAAAAAGACTGTAGAAGTTGATAGGTTGATTGACAAATTGAGGGATGCAAATCCAATTGAA CTTCAGAAGCTTGTTGTAGAAAATGTGTTGGCATTTAACGAGGGCTTTTGGATACGGCTTGCAGCAAGAACTGATACCTGCAAATCAGAAGATGATAAA AAAGATTATGAGGAATTGGCTATATCTGTAATGAGCATAGTGGACCGCCTTGTTCACAAGACCAAT GAAAAGATAAATTCAGCTACTGATGTCCTCAAGGGGATTCTGAAACCTGTAGTTGATGATGTTGTAGAGATTCAGTGGCCTCCTAGAGATCCTGAGTCTCTAAAATTAATGGAGAAA GAAATCactgaaaaggaaaaagaagggCTACTGGATGAAGGCTTCCTTTCAGAAGTCAATGCTCAGCTTAGACAA gcAAAAGAAGATGGTGATAAGCCAGGGCTTGAGGCTATGTTACAAAAGGTTTTGCAACTCTACGCTTCTAAAGTTCTATCCAAACGTAGTTACGCAAAGAAAG GGGATGAAATTCTGAAGGCTGAGGAGTTTCTTGAAACCATAATTAAAG CACCTGAGGAAGAATGGAACAAGCTGTTACTCAATGGATTGTCAATTGGCAAAGGTGATATTCCACCACCAGACCTCTATGCTGTCATCAAGAAAAGGATTGAACGGACTCTGATCCGAACG GAGGGTGGTTCATACCAGCAACGTGTTCTTTCTGAGTACCTGAACGGCATTCAATCGAGAGCAGAGCAAGTTGTTCAAGTACTAGAGGGCAAGCCGCAATAG